The proteins below are encoded in one region of Diorhabda sublineata isolate icDioSubl1.1 unplaced genomic scaffold, icDioSubl1.1 Dsub_184, whole genome shotgun sequence:
- the LOC130452120 gene encoding piggyBac transposable element-derived protein 3-like translates to MCTSRRTVGKPIFFYRGLTLNELLQIIEEDDHNEVDDEISLTIMPPKNSCEEVTDEDSGDEDHLDINNLPGSQLLAEAEIFEPNVEEDVNISLPSDSGSDDNEENLPLSDVKRLLKNSQHIYVKKNYAWRNQDLTPPNNIEVPKPQIVQNENSVIELFSLFWGDEVIYLFVYYSNMYATSKNRVGNITKEEMKNFFAILLLSGYQKLPRRRMYWENSSDTQNQLVINSLSRDRFEYIFSNLHCCDNTNLDKTDRFAKVRLLINKMNSLFQQYAPVTENHSVDEAMVPYYGRHGCKQFIRGKPIRYGYKLWTGCTSKGYVIWVEPYQGAKSEIKPCYKELGLGPSVILQYTDIINSIQSFPYHIFCDNFFTTIPLLSEMTRRNLKITGTIRENRTSKCPLANKSQFKKKSRGFIEYQTNEENTVVVKWHDNNVVTLASNALPVHPTHSVSRYSLKEKKKIKVDQPHNIFTYNKYMGGVDRADQNISLYRIGLRGKKWYIPLIFHMLNLAVQNAW, encoded by the coding sequence ATGTGTACTTCTAGAAGGACAGTAGGCAAACCGATATTCTTTTACAGGGGTCTCACTCTGAATGAACTATTGCAAATCATTGAAGAAGATGATCACAATGAAGTTGATGACGAAATATCGCTTACAATTATGCCGCCCAAAAATTCTTGCGAGGAAGTTACTGATGAAGATTCAGGCGATGAAGATCATTTAGATATTAACAATTTGCCTGGATCACAACTTCTAGCCGAGGCAGAAATTTTTGAACCTAATGTTGAAGAAGATGTTAATATTTCTTTACCAAGCGATTCAGGTAgtgatgataatgaagaaaatctgCCATTGTCGGATGTAAAACGTCTTCTGAAAAACTCCCAACATATatatgtgaagaaaaattatgcTTGGAGAAACCAAGACTTAACACCACCTAATAATATAGAAGTTCCAAAACCacaaattgttcaaaatgaaaattcggtTATTGAATTGTTTTCGTTATTTTGGGGTGACGaagttatatatttatttgtctaCTATTCTAATATGTACGCTACAAGCAAAAATAGGGTTGGAAAcataacaaaagaagaaatgaaaaattttttcgccATCCTACTACTGTctggttatcaaaaattaccCAGACGTAGAATGTATTGGGAAAATTCTTCTGACACGCAAAATCAGCTTGTTATAAATTCGTTATCTAGAGATcgttttgagtatattttcagtaatttacaTTGCTGTGATAACACGAATTTAGACAAGACAGACAGATTTGCCAAAGTAcgattattgataaataaaatgaacagTTTATTCCAACAGTATGCACCAGTAACTGAAAATCACAGTGTGGATGAAGCCATGGTGCCTTATTATGGTCGCCATGGCTGTAAGCAATTCATACGTGGTAAACCCATACGTTATGGGTACAAATTATGGACAGGTTGTACCAGCAAAGGGTATGTTATTTGGGTAGAGCCGTACCAAGGTGCCAAATCAGAAATAAAGCCCTGTTATAAGGAACTGGGTTTAGGACCATCTGTGATTCTGCAATATACCGACATAATCAATTCTATTCAAAGCTTTCCCTATCACATTTTTTGCGACAATTTCTTTACGACTATACCACTTCTGAGTGAAATGActagaagaaatttgaagataacaGGAACCATAAGAGAAAATCGCACGTCAAAATGTCCACTGGCAAATAAATCCCAGTTCAAGAAAAAAAGTagaggttttattgaatacCAAACTAACGAAGAAAACACTGTAGTTGTTAAATGGCATGACAATAACGTTGTCACTTTAGCATCCAATGCCTTGCCTGTTCACCCTACTCATTCAGTTAGTCGTTATTCtctcaaagaaaaaaagaaaattaaggtAGACCAACctcataatatatttacttataacaaatatatgggAGGCGTTGACAGGGCAGATCAAAATATAAGTCTCTACAGAATAGGTTTGAGAGGAAAGAAGTGGTACATTCCTCTTATATTTCACATGTTAAATCTTGCGGTTCAAAATGCATGGTAA
- the LOC130452119 gene encoding uncharacterized protein LOC130452119, which yields MTVKRRETVFTVMEVDPFISPSELRDSIVTWTGLKNADIVVKGMRESRGGGQTATIAVREEMAAALRSVDKVKIHWQYCKVRERFTPLRCFRCLEYGHSTYQCKGKDRGRCCFSCIKEGHRAQECLNEAWCLSCSESGHRTDTMACPKYRDAVFGKQR from the coding sequence ATGACTGTGAAAAGAAGGGAAACCGTCTTCACCGTCATGGAGGTAGACCCATTTATATCCCCCTCCGAACTAAGAGATTCTATCGTAACATGGACAGGTCTAAAAAATGCAGATATAGTGGTAAAGGGGATGAGGGAGAGTAGAGGAGGGGGACAGACGGCAACCATAGCCGTCAGAGAAGAAATGGCGGCGGCCCTCAGGTCAGTGGATAAAGTAAAAATCCACTGGCAGTACTGTAAGGTAAGGGAAAGGTTCACCCCCCTAAGGTGTTTCCGATGCCTCGAATACGGACACAGCACCTACCAGTGCAAGGGGAAAGATCGTGGTAGGTGCTGCTTTAGCTGTATTAAGGAGGGACACCGGGCACAGGAGTGCCTGAACGAAGCATGGTGTCTCTCGTGCAGCGAGAGTGGGCATCGGACGGACACCATGGCGTGTCCGAAATATCGCGACGCGGTATTTGGTAAACAGAGATAG